In Candidatus Vicinibacter proximus, the following are encoded in one genomic region:
- a CDS encoding response regulator transcription factor: MIKAIIVEDEIRSVKLLENLIRDYCPDIALMGSATSVEEGFNLINIHHPDIVFLDIEMQKESGFDLLNKFNEINFEIIFTTAYEQYALRAIKFSAIDYLLKPIDIEELKTAIAKVLKNSHIHQINKKFETLMQNKNLEQPGHLQIALPSTEGLSIVFVHEILYLKSDRQYTLFVFKSGERIVTSKNLGEYEDLLSTHNFFRVHHSALINLTEVKKYVRGEGGYVIMSNGDQVEVSKRKKDAFINQFTKK, encoded by the coding sequence ATGATAAAGGCGATTATTGTTGAGGATGAAATACGAAGTGTCAAACTACTTGAAAATTTAATCAGAGACTATTGTCCGGATATTGCCCTTATGGGATCCGCCACCTCAGTGGAGGAAGGATTTAATCTGATTAACATTCATCATCCGGACATTGTATTCCTGGACATCGAGATGCAAAAAGAAAGCGGATTTGATTTGTTGAATAAATTTAATGAAATTAATTTTGAAATTATTTTTACAACTGCCTATGAACAATATGCCTTAAGAGCCATAAAGTTTAGTGCCATAGATTATTTGCTAAAACCTATTGACATTGAAGAATTAAAGACTGCGATTGCCAAAGTGCTAAAAAACAGTCACATTCACCAAATAAATAAGAAATTTGAAACTTTGATGCAAAATAAAAATCTGGAACAACCAGGTCATTTGCAAATTGCACTTCCATCTACTGAAGGCTTGTCCATTGTTTTTGTACATGAAATATTATACCTTAAATCTGACCGACAATACACCCTATTTGTATTTAAATCAGGTGAACGCATAGTTACCTCTAAAAACCTAGGAGAATATGAGGATTTACTGTCGACTCATAACTTTTTCAGAGTTCACCACTCCGCTTTAATCAATCTTACTGAAGTTAAAAAATATGTGCGTGGGGAGGGAGGGTACGTTATCATGAGCAATGGAGATCAGGTAGAAGTTTCAAAACGCAAAAAAGATGCCTTTATTAACCAATTCACTAAGAAGTAA
- a CDS encoding histidine kinase has product MKIVKHRLYKIPSSSFLILLFYIFYSVPTYAQAPESTFQHFSIEEGLSDNAVNCIVQDNEGYIWMGTEDGLNKFNGYSTKVFKISQIDPLLNGISHVNCAFKDSRGRLWFGSKGLILYHPNENKFNVFQHSASANSINHNDVFCITEDEHHTIWVGTRVGLARFEESTKTFTRFKMDTLRPHLETYGKNRIIDVIADLRGSLWLSTLIGLHKFSISNYNYTTFLLDDGNEESLNANHFGPMAMTPKGEIWINYYGQKLMRFDTSIQLFSDVKLPNKELSSELKYIQCMRSDSKGNMWMASSSGGLIVFNNKQQKWDHFKHDPFNAKSLADNKTLSLYEDGSGIMWVGTASRGVDRMSPNPEKFKSYTLQPGKINSLCNNDITCAREDSKGNLWIGSKSGLMYFDRRNNKFKCFRHDESQNNSLTDNRIYAIDIDSLGHIWVGTDEGLNHYIPEKDKWSAYIYDEKNMDGLPGKMVMDVIVRSNGKIWAATNGMICELRSKNGIFENHFNNRNIAKHKRAFYCTLFEDSHKTIWLSTTRSGIFRVNDQFEIIPGIKTSNEFNPGIVHQFAEDSHGNIWMASDQGLSLWNRSKDSIIRYCNVSNIFCENILSVIIQNDQKIWISTSKGLSHIVLNQNFEIEFHRQYTVHDGLQSNAFNSYAGIRLSTGELFFGGINGFNIFEPSSIRQNEYIPEVSISSFKIFDKEFDSSRDFVNSGTIELNYQQNFFSFEMTALSFDHPEKNQYAYKLEGFDRETINNGTNRFASYTNVPPGNYVLHIIASNNDGKWNWKGKKINIVIKPPYWKTKWFQLLLLTGAFSFIYYLYSRRVSQIRKLAEDETNINKQISAAQLTALRAQMNPHFIFNTLNAIQQLISESDKEKALNYLSKFSKLIRLVLQNSGNQTNSLADELIMLEYYLELESLRFTNKFTYHFSIDHRIHKESTDIPTMLLQPYIENAVIHGLLNKKSQGHLEITLELREQVLMCTIEDNGIGRQASGIINDSKSMHHESLGMKVTEERINMIQKSSNTQVEVEILDLKDTFGNPSGTKVIIKIPIDQ; this is encoded by the coding sequence ATGAAAATTGTTAAACACAGACTGTATAAAATACCTTCATCAAGTTTTTTGATTTTGTTATTTTATATTTTCTACAGTGTTCCAACATATGCTCAAGCCCCTGAATCGACCTTCCAACATTTCAGTATCGAAGAGGGCTTGTCGGACAATGCAGTGAATTGTATTGTACAGGATAATGAAGGATATATTTGGATGGGTACTGAAGATGGTTTGAATAAATTTAATGGGTACTCCACAAAAGTCTTCAAAATATCTCAAATCGATCCGTTACTCAATGGAATCAGTCATGTTAATTGTGCTTTTAAGGATTCAAGGGGTAGATTATGGTTTGGCTCCAAAGGACTTATTCTATATCACCCCAATGAAAATAAATTTAATGTTTTCCAACACAGCGCCAGCGCAAACAGTATAAACCACAATGACGTTTTCTGCATAACAGAAGATGAGCATCACACTATTTGGGTAGGAACTCGGGTGGGACTGGCTCGTTTTGAGGAATCAACCAAAACATTCACAAGATTTAAAATGGATACCTTAAGACCTCATCTCGAAACATATGGGAAAAATCGAATTATCGATGTCATTGCTGACCTTCGGGGATCTTTATGGCTGTCCACCCTAATAGGCCTTCATAAATTTTCAATATCAAATTATAATTACACCACATTTTTATTAGATGATGGCAACGAAGAATCCCTTAATGCCAATCATTTTGGCCCAATGGCCATGACACCTAAGGGAGAAATTTGGATCAATTATTATGGACAAAAATTGATGCGATTTGATACCAGCATTCAACTTTTTAGCGACGTCAAACTTCCGAATAAAGAACTAAGTTCAGAATTGAAATACATACAATGTATGCGCTCTGATTCCAAAGGCAATATGTGGATGGCGAGTTCATCGGGTGGATTGATTGTATTTAACAATAAACAACAAAAATGGGATCATTTTAAACATGATCCATTTAACGCCAAGAGCCTGGCCGATAACAAAACCTTATCCTTGTATGAGGATGGATCCGGTATTATGTGGGTAGGAACTGCCAGCCGTGGAGTGGATAGAATGAGTCCTAATCCGGAAAAATTTAAAAGCTACACTCTTCAACCTGGAAAAATAAATTCATTATGTAATAATGATATTACCTGTGCACGCGAAGACAGCAAGGGCAACCTTTGGATTGGAAGTAAAAGCGGACTTATGTATTTCGACAGGCGCAACAATAAATTTAAATGTTTTCGGCATGACGAATCTCAAAATAATTCTTTGACTGATAATCGTATTTACGCAATTGACATTGATTCACTGGGTCATATTTGGGTAGGTACCGATGAGGGACTGAACCACTATATTCCTGAAAAAGATAAATGGAGTGCATACATCTATGATGAAAAGAATATGGACGGATTGCCGGGAAAAATGGTAATGGATGTTATTGTGCGATCCAATGGAAAAATATGGGCAGCCACCAATGGCATGATTTGCGAGCTCAGGTCAAAAAACGGAATATTTGAAAATCATTTTAATAATAGAAATATAGCAAAGCATAAAAGAGCATTCTATTGTACCCTATTTGAAGACAGCCATAAAACCATTTGGCTGTCCACGACACGATCCGGCATCTTTCGAGTCAATGATCAGTTTGAAATAATCCCCGGAATAAAAACTTCAAATGAATTCAACCCAGGAATTGTCCATCAATTTGCAGAAGACAGCCATGGAAATATATGGATGGCTTCAGACCAGGGACTGTCCCTTTGGAACAGATCAAAGGATTCGATAATTAGATATTGCAATGTTTCCAATATTTTTTGTGAAAACATTTTATCAGTAATCATACAGAATGATCAAAAGATTTGGATCAGCACATCGAAGGGATTAAGTCATATCGTTCTTAATCAAAATTTCGAAATAGAATTTCACAGACAATACACAGTTCATGATGGTCTCCAAAGCAATGCATTTAACAGTTATGCAGGAATTCGGTTAAGCACCGGAGAGCTTTTCTTCGGAGGGATTAACGGATTTAATATTTTTGAACCATCTTCCATAAGGCAGAATGAATATATTCCTGAAGTTAGCATTTCGTCCTTCAAAATATTTGACAAAGAATTTGATTCATCCAGAGATTTTGTAAACTCAGGAACTATTGAGTTGAACTACCAACAAAATTTTTTTTCCTTTGAAATGACGGCATTGAGCTTTGATCACCCTGAAAAAAATCAATATGCCTATAAATTAGAAGGATTCGATCGTGAAACAATAAATAACGGCACAAATCGATTTGCCTCTTACACGAATGTTCCTCCCGGTAATTATGTATTGCATATTATTGCTTCCAACAATGATGGCAAATGGAATTGGAAAGGAAAAAAGATTAACATTGTCATTAAACCACCCTACTGGAAAACCAAATGGTTTCAATTATTGCTTTTAACTGGCGCGTTCTCCTTTATATATTATTTATATTCCAGACGAGTAAGCCAAATCCGAAAACTTGCAGAGGACGAAACAAATATCAACAAACAAATATCAGCAGCGCAATTAACAGCCTTGAGAGCTCAAATGAATCCGCATTTCATTTTTAATACCTTGAATGCCATTCAACAGTTAATTTCTGAATCTGACAAAGAAAAGGCATTGAATTATCTTTCGAAATTTTCGAAATTAATAAGACTCGTTTTACAAAATTCCGGTAACCAAACCAATTCTCTGGCAGATGAACTTATCATGCTGGAATATTATTTGGAATTAGAGTCTTTGCGCTTTACAAACAAATTTACTTATCATTTTTCCATTGACCACCGTATCCACAAAGAAAGCACCGATATCCCAACCATGTTGTTACAACCCTATATTGAAAACGCTGTAATTCATGGTTTGTTAAATAAAAAAAGTCAAGGTCATCTGGAAATAACCCTGGAACTTAGGGAGCAGGTATTGATGTGTACCATTGAAGACAATGGCATAGGCAGACAGGCTTCCGGAATCATCAATGATTCTAAATCCATGCATCACGAATCATTAGGTATGAAAGTTACAGAAGAACGAATAAATATGATCCAAAAAAGCTCCAACACACAAGTTGAAGTGGAAATCCTGGACCTAAAAGATACTTTTGGAAATCCATCCGGAACCAAGGTAATTATCAAAATACCCATAGATCAATAA
- a CDS encoding NAD(P)-binding domain-containing protein, with amino-acid sequence MKIAIIGSGNVGGALAKKWIHAGHKVLIGARFPLSDKNLQLAAEIGQDPFTSIESAVTQSDIILISTPATATVEVVKSLGNTAGKIIIDTMNVVMGRGPVGYKNTTDAILGNTQTRDVVKCFNTTGFNNMLNPIYGNSALDLFVAGDSEKGKTIAVQLAKDAGFAECYNIGGNDKFELMEQFAWFWINLAMFQGQGREIGFKLLKR; translated from the coding sequence ATGAAAATAGCAATTATTGGCTCCGGTAATGTAGGAGGAGCGCTTGCAAAAAAATGGATCCACGCAGGACATAAAGTTTTGATTGGCGCAAGATTTCCATTAAGTGATAAAAATCTACAATTGGCAGCTGAAATTGGCCAAGATCCATTCACTTCAATTGAAAGTGCGGTAACACAAAGTGACATCATTTTAATTTCCACTCCGGCGACAGCTACCGTAGAAGTAGTAAAAAGTTTAGGCAACACCGCCGGTAAAATTATTATAGATACCATGAACGTAGTAATGGGTCGAGGGCCGGTGGGCTATAAAAATACAACTGATGCCATTCTAGGGAATACACAAACCAGGGATGTCGTGAAATGTTTCAATACCACTGGTTTCAACAATATGCTCAATCCAATTTACGGAAATTCAGCACTTGACTTGTTTGTTGCAGGTGACAGCGAAAAAGGCAAAACAATTGCTGTACAATTAGCAAAAGACGCAGGCTTTGCGGAATGCTACAATATTGGTGGCAACGACAAGTTTGAACTGATGGAACAATTTGCCTGGTTTTGGATTAACCTCGCCATGTTTCAGGGTCAAGGCAGAGAAATTGGTTTTAAATTGTTGAAACGCTGA
- a CDS encoding nucleotidyl transferase AbiEii/AbiGii toxin family protein: MKLHHDIKLFSDTLRAASQQLDIKLEFVEKDYWITLVLSRLAKSKYVDESVFKGGTSLSKGYNLIERFSEDVDIAIINDKGKTGNEIKTIIRTIEKEITPDLKELQMDSVTSKGSRFRKSVFEYVTTEKGNANNKLIVEINSFDNPFPYQRLTIQSMVSDFLMQTSNEKYIEQYNLQSIEVNVLSKEQTLLEKMVSLIRFSFKENTVESIAEKIRHFYDLYYLMKNPECIEFVASGSFKKQFDTILQHDRAMFEEPTGWQNKLITESPFVNDFSNLWKQLKVKYHTELSALAYRPIPDEKDVAKCFEELLKRIE; encoded by the coding sequence ATGAAGCTGCACCACGACATAAAATTATTTTCGGACACATTGAGGGCTGCATCACAGCAATTGGATATTAAGTTGGAATTTGTAGAAAAAGATTACTGGATAACATTGGTGTTAAGTCGATTGGCTAAAAGTAAATATGTTGATGAATCCGTCTTTAAAGGAGGAACATCGCTATCAAAAGGATATAATTTGATAGAGCGATTTTCGGAGGATGTAGATATTGCCATCATAAACGACAAGGGTAAAACAGGAAATGAGATTAAAACCATCATCCGCACTATTGAAAAAGAAATCACACCCGATTTAAAAGAGTTGCAAATGGACAGTGTAACCAGTAAAGGTTCAAGATTCAGAAAATCTGTTTTTGAATATGTTACAACTGAAAAAGGCAATGCAAATAACAAACTCATTGTTGAAATAAACTCGTTTGATAATCCTTTCCCTTATCAACGTTTGACTATTCAGAGTATGGTGTCTGACTTTTTGATGCAAACAAGCAATGAAAAATACATTGAACAATACAATCTCCAATCCATAGAAGTAAACGTATTGAGCAAAGAACAAACGCTATTGGAAAAGATGGTATCATTAATTCGATTTTCATTTAAGGAAAATACTGTTGAAAGTATCGCCGAAAAGATAAGACACTTTTATGATTTGTATTACTTAATGAAAAATCCTGAGTGCATTGAATTTGTAGCTTCAGGTTCGTTTAAGAAACAATTTGATACCATTTTGCAACACGATAGAGCAATGTTTGAAGAGCCGACAGGATGGCAAAATAAATTGATTACTGAATCTCCATTTGTAAATGATTTTTCAAATTTATGGAAACAACTCAAAGTAAAATATCACACTGAACTTTCCGCATTAGCATACAGACCAATACCTGATGAAAAAGATGTTGCGAAATGTTTTGAGGAATTATTGAAGAGAATTGAATGA